The genomic DNA GCAGGCTTCGACTGCAGCGGATTCATTTATTATGCCTTCAACCAGGCAGGCGTAAGTATGTCCAGAACGTCTTCAGAAGGATACTACAGCCGCTCGTACTATGTCGACAAACCAGCAATCGGCGATATCGTATTCTTCTCGAATACATACAAAAAAGGCATTTCTCACCTAGGAATCTATGTCGGCAACAATCAGTTCATCCACGCGGGTGACAACGGCGTCGAAATCTCCAGCCTGAACAACTCTTATTGGAAATCAAAATTCGACAGTTTCAAACGCTTCTACAGTCTTTAAACACTACCCGGTACTATGTTCCCAACAGGGATGGAAATGTACTACTCGGCAGTGCAAACCGGTTGCCCCCTTGGCAGCCGGTTTTTTCGTGTGCGAAGGTGTCAGTATTTGCCGAATAATATTTCGCTTTTGCGTCAAGAAATATATTCCAATTAAGAGAGTTATGTGGTTTAATTAATTGATTTTACTAATAGGATATTGGAGGATACTATGAGGAAAAAGTTGATCAAGAGTTTACTAGCTTTGATTGTGATTTTCAGTGTTTGCCTGCCACAGCTCCCACAAGCAAACGCTGCAACGGTGATTGAAGAATTGCCGCTTGCCATGTCGGAATTAACAGAAGGGAGTTTTACCGGTGATGATCATGTTCAGTGGTATAAAATCACCCCTGGAAATGATACTGTCGAACAGTTTACACATCTGAGAATCAAGCTTGAATCCCAATCTGAGGTGAACATGAGTATTTACTCAAGCCTCGAAAATGCCACCGATGACAATACGTTCGAACAATATAGAGGCTATTCCTATAATCAGGAAACCGCGTCCATCGACTTCCCGATCTCGTGGGTGGGTCCTTACTATATCAAACTCGAAAGCTATGTAGAAGAGGATGAAGACGGCAATCTGCTGCCTAACCCTTATAAAATAAGCTACGACGGCGTATCCCTCCCACCTTCTAATGGGGCTGTAGGAGAAGAATGCCCTGCAGAACTCAGCGTCGAGAAAAAGAAAAATGGAAAAGTGATTTTGTCCGACCTTCGTTCGATTCGTGAGAATCTGCTTTCCAAAACAGATAATGGAAAAGAACTGACGGCCGTATATTATAAGTCCGCTCCATTCATCACGTCTAAAATGCTGTTTGATAAAAACCTGCGTGAAGACGTGTATGCAAACCTATCCATCTTGAAAAATCTTTTGAGTGATACCGCGAAGAACGGCGGATCAAGTACGTACGCAATCTCTGACAAAGAGCAGGAAGCCATCAGCAACCTGTACACGATCGCTCATGATGCCGTACCGGGCCCTCTGAAGACACAGCTTGAAAACTCCGTTAAGAATGTGGATCTTTCGAAGTTAACCGGCACATCCGTTTCACAAGTAGTCTCAAAAGCAGGTCTCAGCACCTCAAGTTCAACCACTGATCCTTCCCGCCTGATCGTGAAAGTAAAGGACGGTCAGCCAACAAGCCGCGTAAAATCCAAAGTAGAGACTTACGGAATCAAATCCGTGGACGACCTGTCCAAAAAAGAGTTGAAATCAGATCGCTTCCTTGTCGTGGAAGTAAAGAATAATGGTAAAGGGTTCTCGGCTAGTTCGAAAACAACGGCCAATCAAATCGCCAAACTACCTGAAGTCGAATTCGTAGAGCCGGTACAGACCTACAAGGCTCTATCCGCAGACGTTCAGTATGAGCATCAATGGTCGTTAAATAACGGCGAGAAAAAAGGCAGCGATATCGGGTTTGAAGCCCTTGAGAAACTGTTGAAAAATAAGAAACTAGACAAAACTGTGATTGCCGTTGCTGATACTGGTGTCGATCACACCCTTGCAGACCTTTCAGGTAATGTCCTTGTAGATAAAGGATACAATTTTGTGGATCGTAACGATGATGCCATGGATGACAATGGCCACGGGACACATGTATCTTCCATCATTGCAGCAAAGTCCGATAATCATTACTCCATGGCCGGGATCAATCCATATGCTGAAATCCTGCCGATCAAGGTGCTTGATTCATCTGGTGGCGGGGATACCGAACAGATCGCAGCCGGGATCATGTATGCAGCCGATAATGGAGCCAAGGTGCTGAACCTTAGCCTTGGAGGCGGATACAGTCGTACGATTGAATAT from Rossellomorea marisflavi includes the following:
- a CDS encoding S8 family peptidase, producing MRKKLIKSLLALIVIFSVCLPQLPQANAATVIEELPLAMSELTEGSFTGDDHVQWYKITPGNDTVEQFTHLRIKLESQSEVNMSIYSSLENATDDNTFEQYRGYSYNQETASIDFPISWVGPYYIKLESYVEEDEDGNLLPNPYKISYDGVSLPPSNGAVGEECPAELSVEKKKNGKVILSDLRSIRENLLSKTDNGKELTAVYYKSAPFITSKMLFDKNLREDVYANLSILKNLLSDTAKNGGSSTYAISDKEQEAISNLYTIAHDAVPGPLKTQLENSVKNVDLSKLTGTSVSQVVSKAGLSTSSSTTDPSRLIVKVKDGQPTSRVKSKVETYGIKSVDDLSKKELKSDRFLVVEVKNNGKGFSASSKTTANQIAKLPEVEFVEPVQTYKALSADVQYEHQWSLNNGEKKGSDIGFEALEKLLKNKKLDKTVIAVADTGVDHTLADLSGNVLVDKGYNFVDRNDDAMDDNGHGTHVSSIIAAKSDNHYSMAGINPYAEILPIKVLDSSGGGDTEQIAAGIMYAADNGAKVLNLSLGGGYSRTIEYALRYASDKGVTIVAASGNDGMEELNYPGSSKYVIAVGSTSKFDIVSDFSNYGKGLDLVAPGSDIPALLPDGNVTYMSGTSMATPHVAAVAGLLLSQKPTMKASEVQALLNKTAVDVAFDEQDNPYTGEEDYWDEEVDGPYPVEVLPPGYDHVSGYGRLDAFSAVSTLDLGATINPILNNSKAVTGKAKNGSTVEVWNGKKSLGKGTVKSGSYSVAIPVQKTDQILTVVITNGIAKTSVKQVVEKAPDKPKVKKVTNKDTTLSGTAQANLKVNIKNASRKVIATGKVDKNGSFKVKIPKQKENAVLYVTVQDGYKESSETKVTVIDVIPPAAPKAKAISDKSTSITGTTEAKAQVVAKVKGKQIAKAKADAKGKFTLKIKKQKAGTTVVVTATDAAGNTSKGTNLKVADKTPPAAPKVNSVNNKSTSVKGKTEAGATVTVKVKNKKLGEAKANKKGEFTVKIKKQKAKTVLSVTAKDKAGNVSKAKNVTVKKK